One Pseudochaenichthys georgianus chromosome 7, fPseGeo1.2, whole genome shotgun sequence DNA segment encodes these proteins:
- the LOC117449915 gene encoding solute carrier family 25 member 45, with protein MPLLEFLAGSISGALGLAVGHPVDTVKVRLQAHSAYKGIFHCIAKTYSAEGLHGFFKGMAFPVMTTGINNSIIFGSYSNALDYLTQSQLSDRNQGKDPSAAHVFAAGCFSGFVQVFVCVPIDLVKVRLQGQTTTARYRGPVHCVATILKEEGPRGLFRGGLALAMRDIPCFGLYFLPYEVTRKALTESGKEPGTFAILMAGGVAGVVTWAFATPMDVVKARLQMSGAGGREYSGVLHCMRVSFREEGVRVFFKGLTLNSLRAFPVNAVTFLTYESLMKLFYPPKR; from the exons ATGCCTCTTTTAGAATTCTTAGCTGGGAGCATTTCAG GTGCATTGGGACTGGCAGTTGGACATCCAGTGGATACCGTGAAG GTGCGCCTGCAGGCCCATTCTGCATACAAAGGGATATTTCACTGTATAGCTAAAACATACTCTGCTGAGGGG CTCCATGGATTCTTCAAAGGCATGGCATTTCCGGTGATGACCACAGGTATCAACAACTCCATCATCTTTGGCTCATACAGTAATGCCTTAGACTACCTCACTCAGTCTCAGCTCAGCGACCGAAATCAAGGCAAAGATCCTTCTGCTGCACATGTCTTCGCTGCCGGATGCTTTTCAGGCTTTGTGCAG GTGTTTGTTTGCGTACCCATCGACCTGGTGAAGGTGCGTCTGCAGGGTCAAACAACAACTGCCCGATACCGTGGCCCTGTTCATTGTGTGGCCACCATCCTGAAGGAGGAGGGTCCCAGGGGTCTGTTCAGAGGAGGGTTGGCCCTCGCCATGAGGGACATTCCCTGCTTTGGACTCTACTTCCTGCCTTACGAAGTCACGCGAAAGGCTCTGACTGAGAGCGGCAAAGAGCCAG GTACATTTGCAATACTGATGGCGGGCGGCGTGGCGGGCGTGGTGACCTGGGCCTTCGCCACGCCCATGGACGTGGTCAAAGCCCGGCTCCAGATGTCGGGGGCCGGCGGGCGGGAGTACAGCGGGGTCCTCCACTGCATGAGAGTGAGCTTCAGAGAGGAGGGAGTGAGGGTCTTCTTCAAAGGCCTTACCCTGAACAGCCTGAGGGCCTTCCCCGTCAACGCTGTCACCTTCCTCACCTACGAGAGTCTCATGAAACTTTTCTATCCGCCGAAGAGATGA